One stretch of Thermanaerosceptrum fracticalcis DNA includes these proteins:
- the dnaN gene encoding DNA polymerase III subunit beta, translating into MKITATKENLLFGVQAVQKAVSTKNTLPILIGIKIEAQGNLLYFTATDLEMGIQCYVPADIIYEGAIVVPARHFSEIVRRLPNCTITLELNTNHEITIKYENSELTLKTLPPDDFPVLPNIKGNYEISVQASLLRQMIRQTVFAAGNDEARPLFTGILCEVNENKLRMIATDTHRLALREGIPQSSSGDNFSFIVPRKIMSELARLIVDEDEPCFISVTKNQVSFMSANIRLMCRLLEGQFPNYRQVIPTQFKSKIRCKTKLLQESLERISLFSMQNDNSNTINIKIDEMTIVVSSRSELGQGYEQIAVEQEGEPVNISFNARYLIDVLKNVEAEMVTIEFTGPLSPGIVRPADSDNFLYLILPVRS; encoded by the coding sequence ATGAAAATAACAGCCACAAAAGAAAATCTTTTGTTTGGTGTTCAGGCCGTCCAAAAAGCAGTAAGTACAAAAAATACCCTGCCTATTCTTATAGGTATTAAAATAGAAGCCCAGGGAAACTTACTGTATTTTACGGCCACTGATTTGGAAATGGGCATCCAGTGTTATGTTCCGGCTGATATCATTTATGAAGGAGCTATTGTTGTACCGGCCCGTCATTTTTCGGAAATAGTAAGGAGACTGCCCAACTGTACTATTACCCTGGAGTTGAACACCAATCACGAAATTACAATCAAATATGAAAACTCCGAACTTACTTTAAAAACCTTACCCCCCGATGATTTTCCCGTCCTGCCTAACATCAAAGGAAACTACGAAATATCCGTCCAGGCTTCACTCTTACGCCAAATGATCAGGCAGACTGTCTTTGCGGCGGGTAATGATGAAGCCCGTCCTTTGTTTACAGGAATATTATGTGAAGTAAATGAGAATAAGTTAAGAATGATAGCCACCGATACCCATCGTTTGGCTTTAAGGGAAGGTATTCCTCAAAGCAGTTCGGGGGATAATTTCAGTTTTATCGTTCCTAGAAAAATCATGTCTGAACTGGCCCGTCTTATTGTAGATGAAGATGAACCGTGTTTTATTTCCGTAACGAAAAACCAGGTATCTTTTATGTCTGCCAATATTCGTTTAATGTGCAGGCTTTTGGAGGGACAGTTTCCTAACTACCGCCAGGTTATACCTACCCAGTTTAAGTCCAAAATACGCTGCAAGACAAAACTGCTGCAGGAATCCCTAGAAAGAATCTCTTTGTTTTCTATGCAAAACGATAACAGCAATACCATAAATATTAAGATTGATGAAATGACGATAGTAGTTTCTTCAAGGTCTGAGCTGGGACAGGGTTATGAACAAATCGCCGTGGAACAGGAAGGAGAACCTGTTAATATTTCCTTTAACGCCCGTTATCTCATCGACGTCTTAAAAAACGTAGAGGCGGAAATGGTTACCATTGAGTTTACAGGTCCCTTAAGTCCGGGAATTGTGAGACCTGCCGACAGTGATAATTTCCTTTATTTGATTTTGCCTGTCAGGTCATAG
- the recF gene encoding DNA replication/repair protein RecF (All proteins in this family for which functions are known are DNA-binding proteins that assist the filamentation of RecA onto DNA for the initiation of recombination or recombinational repair.) — translation MYLERLGLTNYRNYETLNEDFSAQLNILSGPNAQGKTNLLEAIYYLATGKTYRPARDLQLIRWNHQAFSIQGKIRNKQGYVTLEVLYKIGEQNSKEIKVNGLKIYKTSELLGNLTAVLFAPEDLNIIKGSPLERRKILDNDISQVSPGYFLKLQQYNRVLNQRNYLLKKIRERGKGFDELEIWNEQFLELSESIILKRINVLEKLSPLTRLMQRKLTNGQENLEIRYLFSRQKELKLNHDLKKVLLEELEKYRGEEIKKGISLWGPHRDDLLISLNGNDLKVYGSQGQHRTAVLALKLSELEFFKAESGEFPVLLLDDVLSELDQERRGFLLNIIKEKKIQCFITTTEDIALENDRITIQKFLIRQGTLIKCRGGK, via the coding sequence TTGTATTTAGAGAGATTGGGTCTTACTAATTATCGCAACTATGAAACATTAAACGAGGATTTCTCGGCCCAGTTAAATATTCTTTCCGGTCCCAATGCCCAGGGTAAAACAAATTTATTGGAAGCCATATATTACCTGGCCACGGGTAAGACCTATCGTCCTGCCCGTGATCTCCAGTTAATTCGCTGGAATCATCAGGCCTTTTCTATTCAGGGAAAGATTAGAAATAAACAGGGATATGTGACCTTGGAGGTTCTTTATAAAATCGGTGAACAAAACAGCAAGGAAATAAAAGTGAACGGCCTAAAAATTTATAAGACTTCAGAGCTTTTAGGAAATTTAACTGCTGTTTTATTTGCGCCGGAAGATCTTAATATTATTAAAGGTTCTCCCCTGGAAAGAAGAAAAATTTTAGACAATGATATCTCCCAGGTAAGCCCGGGCTATTTTCTCAAATTACAACAGTATAACAGGGTTTTGAACCAGAGAAATTATTTATTAAAAAAAATTCGTGAACGTGGTAAAGGCTTTGATGAACTGGAAATATGGAATGAACAATTTCTAGAACTCAGTGAAAGTATTATTTTAAAAAGAATTAATGTCTTGGAGAAATTGTCGCCCTTAACCCGTTTGATGCAGCGAAAACTCACAAATGGCCAGGAAAACCTGGAAATTCGCTATCTTTTTTCCAGGCAGAAGGAACTCAAATTAAACCATGATTTAAAAAAGGTTTTACTGGAGGAATTGGAAAAGTACCGGGGGGAAGAAATAAAAAAAGGAATATCTTTATGGGGACCCCATCGTGATGATTTATTAATCTCATTAAATGGCAATGATTTAAAAGTATATGGTTCCCAGGGACAGCATAGAACAGCTGTTTTAGCCTTAAAACTCTCGGAACTGGAATTTTTTAAAGCAGAATCCGGTGAATTTCCTGTCCTCCTCCTGGATGACGTACTTTCTGAATTAGACCAGGAGAGAAGAGGATTTTTACTTAATATCATTAAAGAAAAAAAAATACAGTGTTTTATTACCACCACTGAAGACATAGCATTGGAAAATGACAGGATAACCATACAAAAATTTCTGATCCGGCAGGGTACGTTAATAAAATGCAGAGGAGGAAAGTGA
- the remB gene encoding extracellular matrix regulator RemB, producing the protein MFLHLGGDTSVLLRDVVGIFDLDSIKDSPATKEFLEIARDEGLISMVGTEDKIKSFIITKEKVYYSPISSITLQKRALNIMDLEDGLEEQ; encoded by the coding sequence ATGTTTCTACATTTGGGCGGGGATACTTCTGTTCTCTTAAGAGACGTTGTAGGAATTTTTGATCTCGATTCGATAAAAGACAGTCCAGCCACCAAGGAGTTTCTGGAAATTGCCAGGGATGAAGGACTAATCTCCATGGTTGGTACAGAGGATAAAATTAAAAGTTTTATCATTACCAAAGAAAAGGTATATTACTCTCCTATTTCTTCCATAACTTTACAAAAGAGAGCTTTAAATATAATGGATTTAGAAGACGGATTAGAGGAGCAATAA
- a CDS encoding IS110 family transposase produces MCGDPVTVFSLTISLQGGRILRIVYPICCGVDVHKTFLVATLITTQGIVPSYKKKRFSTFNKSILAFKQWLIDNNCFDVCMESTGKYYVPIYNLLEDSIRVTVANPKWVAAVKGNKDDVKDSKWIGDLFRLGLVPGSFIPSKNIRILREYTRYRFKLVSCKSSEKNRFQNAFTVCNVALDAVVSDMFGKSASSITDYLVNSDSFDPKHCVSLLQRSLKKKADEVIESIEGFQMSAEQKTRIRFVRKHLDFVEQLIADLDQTIARLAAPLESAIALLCTIPGVDRNIAITILSEIGTDMSQFSSSKRLCCWGGLTPGNNQSAGKKKSVRITRAGVYLKPTLVQAAHAAVKSNSSAYYRIKYERISKRRGKKRAIIAIARMILTATYHMLQSGEVFNPCDLYHVDMPVELRNKQKEKALRQAAKLLVAHGIVNPEHITLPA; encoded by the coding sequence ATGTGCGGCGATCCAGTCACTGTCTTCTCCCTCACAATTTCATTGCAAGGAGGGAGAATTCTGAGAATCGTTTATCCCATCTGTTGTGGCGTCGATGTACACAAGACATTTCTCGTCGCTACGCTCATCACAACGCAGGGTATCGTTCCGAGTTACAAAAAAAAGCGTTTTTCTACCTTTAACAAATCCATTCTGGCGTTTAAGCAGTGGCTGATTGACAACAACTGCTTTGACGTTTGCATGGAGAGCACCGGGAAGTATTATGTTCCCATATACAATTTGCTGGAGGACAGCATCCGGGTTACCGTCGCCAACCCCAAGTGGGTTGCTGCTGTTAAGGGCAACAAGGATGATGTCAAGGATTCCAAGTGGATCGGCGATCTTTTTCGCCTCGGTCTGGTTCCCGGTAGCTTTATCCCGTCCAAGAACATCCGCATTTTGCGGGAGTATACGCGATACCGCTTCAAGCTCGTTTCCTGTAAATCCAGCGAAAAGAACCGCTTTCAGAACGCTTTCACCGTTTGCAATGTCGCCCTTGATGCTGTCGTTTCCGACATGTTTGGCAAATCTGCCTCTTCCATCACGGACTACCTTGTAAACTCGGATTCTTTCGATCCAAAACATTGCGTTTCCTTGCTGCAACGCTCCTTGAAGAAGAAAGCCGACGAGGTCATCGAATCTATTGAGGGTTTTCAAATGTCTGCGGAACAGAAGACACGCATCCGTTTCGTCCGCAAACACTTGGATTTCGTGGAGCAGCTCATTGCCGACCTCGACCAAACCATCGCCCGGTTGGCTGCACCCTTGGAAAGCGCCATTGCCCTACTGTGTACCATTCCCGGAGTTGACCGTAACATAGCCATTACGATCCTCTCCGAAATTGGTACGGATATGTCTCAGTTCTCATCCTCGAAACGCTTATGCTGCTGGGGGGGACTAACGCCCGGCAACAATCAATCCGCAGGCAAAAAGAAGTCCGTTCGCATTACGAGGGCCGGGGTTTATCTCAAGCCCACGCTCGTGCAAGCAGCCCATGCCGCTGTAAAATCGAATTCTTCCGCTTACTACCGTATCAAATATGAGCGGATATCCAAGCGCCGAGGGAAGAAACGAGCCATAATCGCCATTGCCAGAATGATACTTACAGCCACTTATCATATGCTCCAATCAGGTGAAGTCTTCAATCCTTGTGACCTCTACCATGTTGATATGCCGGTGGAGCTTCGCAATAAGCAAAAGGAGAAAGCTTTGAGGCAAGCTGCTAAACTCTTGGTTGCCCATGGTATCGTAAACCCCGAACATATCACGCTGCCTGCTTAA